Proteins from a genomic interval of Mycolicibacterium grossiae:
- the secA2 gene encoding accessory Sec system translocase SecA2: MLGASTDKNAAQSMSQVTASGDYDEKAKALDDEQLRKAATLLELGDLAESSDIPQFLAIAREASERATGLRPFDVQLLGALRMLAGDVVEMATGEGKTLAGAIAAAGYALAGRSVHVISVNDYLARRDAEWMGPLLEAMGLTVGWITAESTPEERRTAYACDVTYASVNEIGFDVLRDQLVTDVADLVSPQPDVALIDEADSVLVDEALVPLVLAGTTHRETPRLEIIRLVGELVGRSDAGSYYDTDADRRNVHLTDEGARALEKALGGIDLYSEEHVSTTLTEINVALHAHVLLQRDVHYIVRDDRVQLINASRGRIATLQRWPDGLQAAVEAKEGIETTETGEVLDTITVQALINRYPRVCGMTGTALAAGEQLRQFYKLGVSPIPPNTPNVREDGDDRVYITAAARNAAVLEHIAAVHETRQPILVGTRDVAESEELHERLVKAGIPAVVLNAKNDAEEAAVIAEAGRLGAVTVSTQMAGRGTDIRLGGSDVKEHSAEKDQVAALGGLHVIGTGRHHTERLDNQLRGRAGRQGDPGSSVFFASWEDDVVVANLEPQKLPTQTDEDGRIVHEKAAQLLGHAQRVAEGKLLDVHALTWRYNQLVAQQRAILSDRRETLLRTDTARTELAERSPERYAELVEAVGEERLETICRQIMLYHLDRGWADHQAYLSDIRESIHLRALGRQNPLDEFHRMAVDAFASLAADAIEAAQQTFETANVLDDEPGLDLSKLARPTSTWTYMVHDNPLSDDSMSALSLPGVFR; this comes from the coding sequence ATGCTCGGCGCGAGCACCGACAAGAACGCCGCTCAGTCGATGAGCCAGGTGACGGCGTCGGGTGACTACGACGAGAAGGCCAAGGCGCTCGACGACGAGCAGCTGCGCAAGGCCGCGACGCTGCTGGAACTCGGCGACCTGGCCGAGTCGTCGGACATCCCGCAGTTCCTGGCGATCGCGCGGGAGGCGTCCGAGCGCGCGACGGGCCTGCGGCCGTTCGACGTGCAGCTGCTCGGGGCGCTGCGCATGCTCGCCGGCGACGTCGTCGAGATGGCCACCGGCGAGGGCAAGACGCTCGCCGGCGCGATCGCCGCCGCCGGGTACGCGCTCGCCGGCCGCAGCGTGCACGTCATCTCGGTCAACGACTACCTCGCCCGCCGCGACGCCGAGTGGATGGGGCCGCTGCTGGAGGCGATGGGCCTGACGGTCGGCTGGATCACCGCCGAATCGACCCCCGAGGAGCGGCGCACCGCCTACGCGTGCGACGTGACCTACGCGTCGGTCAACGAGATCGGCTTCGACGTGCTGCGCGACCAGCTCGTCACCGACGTCGCCGACCTGGTCTCGCCGCAGCCCGACGTCGCGCTGATCGACGAGGCCGACTCGGTCCTCGTCGACGAGGCGCTGGTGCCGCTGGTGCTGGCCGGCACCACGCACCGCGAGACGCCGCGGCTGGAGATCATCCGCCTGGTCGGCGAACTCGTCGGCCGCAGCGATGCCGGGTCCTACTACGACACCGACGCCGACCGCCGCAACGTGCACCTCACCGACGAGGGCGCCCGCGCGCTGGAGAAGGCCCTCGGCGGCATCGACCTGTACTCCGAGGAGCACGTCAGCACGACGCTCACCGAGATCAACGTGGCGCTGCACGCCCACGTGCTGCTGCAGCGCGACGTGCACTACATCGTGCGCGACGACCGGGTGCAGCTGATCAACGCGTCCCGCGGCCGCATCGCGACGCTGCAGCGCTGGCCCGACGGCCTGCAGGCCGCCGTCGAGGCCAAGGAGGGCATCGAGACCACCGAGACCGGCGAGGTGCTCGACACCATCACCGTGCAGGCGCTGATCAACCGCTACCCCCGGGTGTGCGGCATGACCGGCACCGCGCTGGCGGCGGGCGAGCAGCTGCGCCAGTTCTACAAGCTGGGCGTCTCGCCGATCCCGCCGAACACGCCCAACGTGCGCGAGGACGGCGACGACCGGGTGTACATCACCGCGGCCGCGCGCAACGCTGCCGTGCTCGAGCACATCGCCGCCGTGCACGAGACCCGTCAGCCCATCCTCGTCGGCACCCGCGACGTCGCCGAATCCGAGGAACTGCACGAGCGCCTGGTGAAGGCCGGCATTCCGGCGGTGGTGCTCAACGCCAAGAACGACGCCGAGGAGGCCGCCGTGATCGCCGAGGCCGGCAGGCTCGGCGCGGTCACCGTGTCCACCCAGATGGCCGGTCGCGGCACCGACATCCGCCTCGGCGGCTCCGACGTGAAGGAGCACTCCGCAGAGAAGGATCAGGTGGCGGCACTGGGCGGGCTGCACGTCATCGGCACCGGCCGGCACCACACCGAGCGCCTGGACAACCAGCTGCGCGGCCGCGCGGGCCGTCAGGGCGACCCTGGTTCGTCGGTGTTCTTCGCCAGTTGGGAGGACGACGTCGTCGTCGCCAACCTCGAGCCGCAGAAGCTGCCGACGCAGACCGACGAGGACGGGCGCATCGTGCACGAGAAGGCCGCCCAGCTGCTCGGCCACGCGCAGCGCGTCGCCGAGGGCAAGCTGCTCGACGTGCACGCCCTGACGTGGCGGTACAACCAGCTCGTCGCCCAGCAGCGCGCCATCCTCTCCGACCGCCGGGAGACCCTGCTGCGCACCGACACCGCGCGCACCGAACTCGCCGAGCGCTCCCCGGAGCGCTACGCCGAGCTGGTCGAGGCGGTCGGCGAGGAGCGGCTCGAGACGATCTGCCGGCAGATCATGCTGTACCACCTGGACCGCGGCTGGGCCGACCACCAGGCCTACCTGTCCGACATCCGGGAGAGCATCCACCTGCGGGCGCTCGGCAGGCAGAATCCGCTCGACGAGTTCCACCGGATGGCCGTCGACGCGTTCGCCTCGCTGGCCGCCGACGCGATCGAGGCGGCCCAGCAGACCTTCGAGACCGCGAACGTGCTCGACGACGAGCCGGGCCTGGACCTGTCGAAGCTGGCGCGGCCCACGTCGACGTGGACGTACATGGTGCACGACAACCCGCTGTCGGACGACTCGATGTCCGCGCTCAGCCTGCCGGGAGTGTTCCGCTAG
- a CDS encoding CDP-alcohol phosphatidyltransferase family protein, producing MAAPEGSGAHTDRSDRVLTIPNVLSVLRLVLVPVFLYLLLVAHAYGPAVAVLMFSGASDWADGKIARLVPNQSSRLGALLDPAVDRIYMLAVPLSFAAAHLVPWWLVGVLIGRDAVLAATLPLLRSRGLAALPVTYLGKAATFALMSGFPLVLLGQWDALWSRVVLACGWGFVIWGVALYLWSGVLYLLQVGIVARVLPRAGAAAVRDAG from the coding sequence ATGGCAGCGCCGGAGGGCAGCGGAGCGCACACCGATCGCAGCGACCGGGTGCTCACCATCCCCAACGTGCTGAGCGTGCTGCGGCTGGTGCTGGTGCCGGTCTTCCTCTACCTGCTGCTGGTGGCGCACGCCTACGGGCCCGCGGTGGCGGTGCTGATGTTCAGCGGCGCCTCGGACTGGGCCGACGGCAAGATCGCGCGGCTGGTGCCCAACCAGTCCTCGCGACTCGGGGCGCTCCTCGACCCGGCGGTCGACCGGATCTACATGCTCGCCGTGCCGCTGTCGTTCGCGGCGGCCCACCTGGTCCCGTGGTGGCTGGTGGGCGTGCTCATCGGACGCGACGCCGTCCTCGCCGCCACCCTGCCGCTGCTGCGCAGCCGCGGTCTGGCCGCACTGCCGGTGACCTACCTCGGCAAGGCCGCCACGTTCGCGCTGATGTCGGGCTTCCCGCTGGTCCTTCTCGGCCAGTGGGACGCGCTGTGGAGCCGCGTCGTCCTGGCCTGCGGCTGGGGCTTCGTCATCTGGGGTGTCGCGCTGTACCTGTGGTCGGGCGTGCTGTACCTGCTGCAGGTCGGCATTGTGGCGCGCGTGCTGCCGCGCGCGGGGGCCGCGGCGGTCCGGGACGCCGGCTAG
- a CDS encoding DUF881 domain-containing protein: MPGHDRQLGGYSPEAGRNAHEADAPTLIPVPSLLRSLLSEHLDPGYAAATERRARRGRRRSDWAWQLAGGLVVAAVLATAVAQARSVAPATRETQHVLADGVRSAESATTSLAGRRDALAAEVEGERRSRLAGDEQGRILLGQLDDDEFAAAETPVHGPGLTVTATEPGPARDLSDVSKQRVAGSRQVVLDRDLQLVVNGLWAGGAEAIAVGGVRIGPNVTIRQAGGGILVDNQPIGSPYVVTAIGPPHAMQDVFDRSPGLQRLRLLEASYGVGVNVSTSDDLSVGAGSVRDLAFARPLG; the protein is encoded by the coding sequence GTGCCGGGCCACGACCGCCAGCTCGGGGGATACAGCCCCGAGGCGGGCCGCAACGCGCACGAGGCCGACGCCCCGACGCTCATCCCGGTGCCGTCGCTGCTGCGGTCGCTGCTGTCCGAGCACCTCGATCCCGGCTACGCCGCCGCCACCGAGCGCCGGGCGCGCCGTGGCCGGCGGCGTTCCGACTGGGCGTGGCAGCTGGCCGGGGGCCTGGTGGTGGCGGCCGTGCTGGCGACCGCGGTCGCGCAGGCCCGTTCCGTCGCGCCGGCCACCCGCGAGACGCAGCACGTGCTGGCCGACGGCGTGCGCTCCGCGGAGTCCGCGACGACGTCGCTGGCGGGCCGCCGCGACGCGCTGGCCGCCGAGGTGGAGGGGGAGCGCCGCAGCCGGCTCGCCGGCGACGAGCAGGGCCGCATCCTGCTCGGCCAGCTCGACGACGACGAGTTCGCGGCGGCCGAGACGCCGGTGCACGGCCCGGGCCTCACCGTCACCGCCACCGAGCCCGGGCCGGCGCGCGACCTGTCCGACGTCTCGAAGCAGCGCGTCGCCGGCAGCCGGCAGGTGGTGCTCGACCGCGACCTGCAGCTGGTGGTCAACGGGCTGTGGGCGGGCGGCGCCGAGGCGATCGCGGTCGGCGGCGTGCGCATTGGGCCGAACGTGACCATCCGGCAGGCCGGCGGGGGCATCCTGGTCGACAATCAACCGATCGGCAGCCCGTACGTCGTGACCGCCATCGGCCCGCCGCATGCCATGCAGGACGTGTTCGACCGCAGCCCGGGGCTGCAGCGGCTACGGCTGCTCGAGGCGTCCTACGGGGTGGGGGTCAACGTCAGCACGAGTGACGACCTGTCCGTCGGCGCGGGGTCGGTGCGCGACCTCGCCTTCGCCCGGCCGCTGGGTTAG
- a CDS encoding small basic family protein, protein MIGIAALVVGIVLGLVFHPDVPEAIQPYLPIAVVAALDAVFGGLRAYLERIFDSKVFVVSFVFNVLVAAIIVYVGDQLGVGTQLSTAIIVVLGIRIFGNAAALRRRLFGA, encoded by the coding sequence GTGATCGGCATCGCGGCCCTGGTGGTGGGCATCGTCCTGGGGCTGGTGTTCCACCCGGACGTGCCCGAGGCCATCCAGCCGTACCTGCCGATCGCCGTCGTGGCGGCGCTGGACGCGGTGTTCGGCGGGCTGCGGGCCTACCTGGAGCGGATCTTCGACTCCAAGGTGTTCGTCGTCTCGTTCGTGTTCAACGTGCTCGTCGCGGCGATCATCGTCTACGTCGGCGACCAGCTCGGCGTCGGCACCCAGCTGTCCACGGCCATCATCGTCGTGCTCGGCATCCGCATCTTCGGCAACGCCGCCGCCCTGCGGCGCCGGCTGTTCGGGGCCTGA
- a CDS encoding DUF881 domain-containing protein, giving the protein MSDAERHPAHEQPEHHGRHELPDDATAAPIGGLQPAGLAGVVRRGRSQVLFGGLAILLCLVLGIAIATQVRQTESGDALETARPADLLVLLDSLQQREAALNTEVADLQRTLAALQASGSDDAAAIENARARLAALSILIGTVAATGPGVTLTIGDTAPGVAPETMLDVVNELRAAGAEAMEIRSAGGAAIRVGVDTWVVGPPGALVVDGTTVNPPYTVVAIGDPATLAAAMNIPGGAMDSVERVGGTMSVQQAETVEVTALRQPKPRQYAQPVK; this is encoded by the coding sequence GTGAGCGACGCCGAGCGCCACCCCGCGCACGAACAGCCGGAGCACCACGGCAGGCACGAGCTGCCCGACGACGCGACCGCGGCCCCCATCGGCGGGCTGCAGCCCGCCGGGCTGGCCGGCGTGGTGCGCCGCGGCCGCTCGCAGGTGCTGTTCGGCGGGCTGGCCATCCTGCTGTGCCTGGTGCTGGGGATCGCGATCGCCACCCAGGTGCGCCAGACCGAGTCCGGCGACGCGCTGGAGACCGCCCGCCCGGCCGATCTGCTGGTGCTGCTCGATTCGCTGCAGCAGCGGGAGGCCGCGCTCAACACCGAGGTGGCCGATCTGCAGCGCACGCTGGCCGCCCTGCAGGCCTCCGGCAGCGACGACGCGGCCGCGATCGAGAACGCCCGCGCGCGGCTGGCCGCGCTGTCGATCCTCATCGGCACCGTCGCCGCGACCGGTCCGGGGGTGACGCTGACCATCGGCGACACGGCGCCGGGCGTGGCGCCGGAGACCATGCTCGACGTCGTCAACGAACTGCGCGCGGCGGGCGCGGAGGCCATGGAGATCCGGTCGGCCGGCGGCGCCGCGATACGGGTGGGCGTCGACACCTGGGTGGTGGGTCCGCCCGGTGCGCTGGTCGTCGACGGCACCACGGTCAATCCGCCGTATACCGTTGTCGCCATTGGCGATCCGGCCACGCTGGCGGCGGCGATGAACATCCCGGGTGGGGCGATGGACAGCGTCGAGCGGGTCGGCGGCACAATGTCGGTGCAGCAGGCGGAGACGGTCGAGGTGACCGCCTTGCGGCAACCGAAACCCCGCCAATACGCTCAGCCGGTCAAGTGA
- the gcvH gene encoding glycine cleavage system protein GcvH, which translates to MSEIPSDLSFTPDHEWVRVTGDDTVRVGITDYAQSALGDVVFVDLPAVGDEVTAGGEFGNVESTKSQSELYAPITAKVVAVNEELTEAPEQVNADPYGAGWLIDLQVTGGGLEEALSALLDADGYRATLDE; encoded by the coding sequence GTGAGCGAGATCCCGTCCGACCTGTCCTTCACCCCCGACCACGAGTGGGTCCGGGTCACGGGTGACGACACCGTGCGGGTCGGCATCACCGACTACGCGCAGTCCGCGCTCGGTGACGTCGTGTTCGTCGACCTGCCCGCGGTGGGCGACGAGGTCACCGCGGGCGGTGAGTTCGGCAACGTCGAGTCCACCAAGTCGCAGTCCGAGCTGTACGCGCCGATCACCGCGAAAGTCGTTGCCGTCAACGAGGAATTGACCGAAGCGCCCGAGCAGGTCAACGCCGACCCGTACGGCGCGGGCTGGCTGATCGACCTGCAGGTCACCGGCGGCGGTCTCGAGGAGGCCCTGTCGGCACTGCTCGACGCCGACGGGTACCGTGCCACTCTCGACGAATGA
- the garA gene encoding glycogen accumulation regulator GarA, producing MTDNDTTSGADSSEEVTVETTSVFRADFLNELDAPAASGTDGSVSGVEGLPTGSALLVVKRGPNAGSRFLLDQATTSAGRHPDSDIFLDDVTVSRRHAEFRLESGEFQVVDVGSLNGTYVNREPVDSAVLANGDEVQIGKFRLVFLTGPKNDPDSANGTTAG from the coding sequence GTGACGGATAACGACACCACATCGGGAGCCGACTCGTCGGAGGAGGTGACGGTCGAGACCACCTCGGTCTTCCGCGCCGACTTCCTCAACGAGCTGGACGCCCCGGCCGCCTCGGGAACCGATGGTTCGGTCTCCGGCGTCGAGGGGCTACCCACCGGTTCGGCGTTGCTCGTCGTCAAGCGCGGCCCCAATGCGGGCTCGCGGTTCCTGCTCGACCAGGCCACCACGTCGGCCGGTCGGCACCCCGACAGCGACATCTTCCTCGACGACGTCACCGTCAGCCGCCGGCACGCCGAGTTCCGGTTGGAGAGCGGCGAGTTCCAGGTCGTCGACGTCGGCAGCCTCAACGGCACCTACGTCAACCGCGAGCCGGTGGACTCGGCCGTGCTGGCCAACGGCGACGAAGTGCAGATCGGCAAGTTCCGGTTGGTGTTCCTGACCGGCCCGAAGAACGACCCGGACTCGGCCAACGGCACCACGGCCGGCTAA
- the ftsR gene encoding transcriptional regulator FtsR: MTAPDGHALAGMSIGAVLDLLRPDFPDVTISKIRFLEAEGLVTPERTRAGYRRFTAYDCARLRFVLTAQRDHYLPLKVIKAQLDAHPDGELPSIGSAYAAPRLTTVPDGAADAVADTVAPTPVRLSREDLLTRSGIDEALLASLVKAGVIKPGPAGFFDEYAVVTAQCAKALGEYGVEPRHLRAFRSAADRQSDLIAQIAGPVERARREGARDRADDLAREVAALAITLHTSLIKSAVRDVLDR, translated from the coding sequence ATGACCGCCCCCGACGGCCACGCGCTCGCCGGGATGTCGATCGGGGCGGTCCTCGACCTGCTGCGACCCGACTTCCCGGACGTGACGATCTCCAAGATCCGCTTCTTGGAGGCCGAGGGGCTCGTCACGCCGGAACGGACGCGCGCGGGCTACCGGCGGTTCACCGCCTACGACTGCGCGCGGCTGCGGTTCGTGCTGACCGCGCAGCGGGATCACTACCTGCCGCTGAAGGTCATCAAGGCCCAACTCGACGCGCATCCCGACGGTGAGTTGCCGTCGATCGGCTCGGCGTACGCCGCGCCGCGGCTCACCACGGTGCCCGACGGTGCCGCCGACGCGGTCGCCGACACCGTGGCGCCGACGCCGGTGCGGCTGAGTCGCGAGGACCTGCTGACCCGCTCGGGCATCGACGAGGCGCTGCTCGCGTCGCTCGTCAAGGCCGGCGTCATCAAGCCGGGCCCCGCGGGCTTCTTCGACGAGTACGCCGTCGTCACCGCGCAGTGCGCCAAGGCCCTCGGCGAGTACGGCGTGGAGCCGCGTCATCTGCGCGCGTTCCGCTCGGCCGCCGACCGGCAGTCCGACCTCATCGCCCAGATCGCCGGTCCGGTCGAGCGCGCCCGGCGCGAGGGGGCGCGCGACCGCGCCGACGACCTGGCCCGCGAGGTGGCGGCGCTGGCGATCACGTTGCACACCTCGCTGATCAAATCCGCGGTGCGCGACGTTCTCGATCGCTGA
- a CDS encoding bifunctional nuclease family protein, which produces MGEVRVVGIRIEQPQNQPVLLLRESNGDRYLPIWIGQTEATAIALEQQGVEPARPLTHDLIRDLINALGHSLKEVRIVDLQEGTFYADLVFDRDITVSARPSDSVAIALRVGVPIYVEEAVLAEAGLLIPDEGDEESSTGAVREDEVEKFKEFLDSVSPDDFKAT; this is translated from the coding sequence ATGGGCGAGGTTCGCGTAGTCGGCATTCGCATCGAACAGCCGCAGAACCAACCGGTCCTGTTGCTGCGCGAATCGAATGGCGACCGGTATCTACCGATTTGGATCGGGCAGACCGAGGCCACCGCGATCGCGCTGGAGCAGCAGGGCGTGGAGCCCGCGCGGCCGCTCACCCACGACCTCATCCGCGATCTGATCAACGCCCTCGGCCACTCGCTCAAGGAAGTGCGGATCGTCGATCTGCAGGAGGGCACCTTCTACGCCGACCTGGTGTTCGACCGCGACATCACGGTGTCCGCGCGGCCGTCGGACTCGGTGGCCATCGCGCTGCGGGTCGGGGTGCCCATCTACGTCGAGGAGGCGGTGCTGGCCGAGGCCGGCCTGCTGATCCCCGACGAGGGCGACGAGGAGAGCAGCACCGGCGCCGTCCGCGAGGACGAGGTGGAGAAGTTCAAGGAGTTCCTGGACTCCGTCTCGCCGGACGACTTCAAGGCGACCTGA
- a CDS encoding MerR family transcriptional regulator, which translates to MGDRGRDEDRHTSGQGQLDLSDTDSRVGPAPVAEPVQGGLFPDDSVPDELVGYRGPSACQIAGITYRQLDYWARTSLVVPSIRSAAGSGSQRLYSFKDILVLKIVKRLLDTGISLHNIRVAVDHLRQRGVQDLANITLFSDGTTVYECTSAEEVVDLLQGGQGVFGIAVSGAMRELTGAISEFPGERADGGESIAAPEDELASRRKHRDRKIG; encoded by the coding sequence GTGGGCGACCGCGGACGCGATGAGGACCGGCACACGTCAGGGCAAGGGCAGTTGGACCTCTCCGACACCGACTCCCGGGTCGGTCCCGCACCGGTCGCCGAGCCCGTCCAGGGCGGCCTGTTCCCCGACGATTCGGTGCCCGACGAACTCGTCGGCTACCGCGGTCCGAGCGCCTGCCAGATCGCCGGCATCACCTACCGCCAGCTGGACTACTGGGCGCGCACCTCGCTGGTGGTCCCCTCCATCCGCAGCGCGGCCGGCTCCGGTAGCCAGCGGCTGTACTCCTTCAAGGACATCCTGGTCCTCAAGATCGTGAAGCGGCTGCTCGACACCGGCATCTCGCTGCACAACATCCGCGTCGCCGTGGACCACCTGCGGCAGCGGGGCGTGCAGGACCTGGCGAACATCACGCTGTTCTCCGACGGCACCACCGTCTACGAGTGCACGTCGGCCGAGGAGGTCGTCGACCTCCTGCAGGGCGGCCAGGGCGTGTTCGGCATCGCCGTCTCCGGCGCGATGCGCGAGCTGACCGGCGCGATCTCCGAGTTCCCCGGCGAACGCGCCGACGGCGGCGAGTCGATCGCGGCCCCGGAGGACGAGCTGGCCTCCCGTCGCAAGCACCGCGACCGCAAGATCGGATAG
- the gcvP gene encoding aminomethyl-transferring glycine dehydrogenase, producing MSGSQPHPANEHYLPRFADRHIGPDADAVATMLGVIGVDSLSRLAEKALPAGILDALSADGVAPGLDQLPPPATEEQALAELRALADSNTVAVSMIGQGYFDTLTPPVLRRNILENPSWYTAYTPYQPEISQGRLEALLNFQTMVEDLTGLEVANASMLDEGTAAAEAMTLMHRAVKGSKNRIAVDADLYRQTAAVIETRAKPLGIEVVTADLTQGLPEGEFFGVVVQLPGASGRVTDWSALVEQAHERGALVAVGADLLACTLITPPGEIGADVAFGTTQRFGVPMGFGGPHAGYLAVHAKHARQLPGRLVGVSVDADGSPAYRLALQTREQHIRRDKATSNICTAQVLLAVIAAMYASYHGADGLRAIAHRVHGNALGVATGLRSAGVEVVHDAFFDTVTARVPGRAEAVRAAAKERNVNVWVVDADHVSVACDEATTAEHVELVLAAFGAERGGQAWDGPSIHTRTSAFLTHPAFTRYRTETEMMRYLRSLADKDIALDRSMIPLGSCTMKLNAAAEMEPITWPEFSRQHPFAPEQDTPGLRRMIADLQDWLTGLTGYDAVSLQPNAGSQGEYAGLLAIQAYHLARGEEQRNICLIPSSAHGTNAASAALAGMRVVVVACRDNGDVDLDDLRAKVTEHGDAIAALMITYPSTHGVYEQDVAEFCAAVHDVGGQVYVDGANLNALVGLARPGRFGGDVSHLNLHKTFCIPHGGGGPGVGPVAVRSHLAPYLPGHPLADELGDDYTVSAAPYGSASILPITWMYVRMMGAPGLRAATLTAIASANYVARRLDEYYPVLYTGENGMVAHECILDLRPITKSTGVTVDDVAKRLADFGFHAPTMSFPVAGTLMVEPTESESLAEVDAFCEAMIAIRAEIDRVGSGEWPVDDNPLRGAPHTASALLTDEWNHPYTREQAAYPLGKAFRPKVWPPVRRIDSAYGDRNLVCSCPPVEAFA from the coding sequence GTGTCCGGTAGCCAGCCCCACCCCGCCAACGAGCACTACCTGCCCCGCTTCGCCGACCGTCACATCGGCCCCGACGCCGACGCGGTGGCGACCATGCTGGGCGTCATCGGCGTCGATTCGCTGAGCAGGCTCGCCGAGAAGGCCCTGCCCGCCGGCATCCTCGACGCGCTGTCCGCCGACGGCGTCGCACCGGGCCTGGACCAGCTGCCGCCGCCGGCCACCGAGGAGCAGGCGCTCGCCGAGCTGCGGGCGCTGGCCGACTCCAACACCGTGGCCGTCTCGATGATCGGCCAGGGCTACTTCGACACGCTGACCCCGCCGGTGCTGCGTCGCAACATCCTCGAGAACCCGTCCTGGTACACCGCGTACACGCCGTACCAGCCGGAGATCAGCCAGGGCCGGCTCGAGGCGCTGCTCAACTTCCAGACCATGGTCGAGGACCTGACCGGCCTCGAGGTCGCCAATGCGTCGATGCTCGACGAGGGCACGGCCGCGGCCGAGGCGATGACGCTGATGCACCGCGCGGTCAAGGGGTCGAAGAACCGCATCGCCGTGGACGCCGACCTGTACCGGCAGACCGCCGCGGTCATCGAGACGCGCGCCAAGCCGCTCGGCATCGAGGTCGTCACCGCCGACCTCACCCAGGGCCTGCCCGAGGGCGAGTTCTTCGGCGTCGTCGTCCAGCTGCCGGGCGCCAGCGGCCGCGTCACCGACTGGAGCGCGCTGGTCGAACAGGCCCACGAGCGGGGCGCGCTGGTCGCCGTCGGCGCGGACCTGCTGGCCTGCACGCTGATCACTCCGCCCGGTGAGATCGGCGCCGACGTCGCGTTCGGCACCACTCAGCGCTTCGGCGTGCCCATGGGCTTCGGTGGCCCGCACGCCGGCTACCTGGCGGTGCACGCCAAGCACGCCCGTCAGCTGCCCGGCCGCCTCGTCGGGGTGTCGGTGGACGCCGACGGCTCGCCGGCCTACCGCCTGGCGCTGCAGACCCGCGAGCAGCACATCCGACGGGACAAGGCCACCAGCAACATCTGCACCGCGCAGGTGCTGCTGGCCGTCATCGCGGCCATGTACGCCAGCTACCACGGCGCCGACGGCCTGCGCGCCATCGCCCACCGGGTGCACGGCAACGCGTTGGGCGTCGCGACGGGGCTGCGCTCCGCGGGCGTCGAGGTGGTGCACGATGCGTTCTTCGACACCGTGACCGCGCGGGTGCCGGGCCGGGCCGAGGCCGTCCGGGCCGCCGCCAAGGAGCGCAACGTCAACGTGTGGGTCGTCGACGCCGACCACGTGTCGGTGGCGTGCGACGAGGCCACGACCGCCGAGCACGTCGAGCTGGTGCTCGCCGCGTTCGGTGCCGAGCGTGGCGGGCAGGCCTGGGACGGGCCGTCGATCCACACCCGCACCTCGGCGTTCCTCACCCATCCGGCGTTCACGCGGTACCGCACCGAGACCGAGATGATGCGCTACCTGCGGTCGCTCGCCGACAAGGACATCGCCCTGGACCGCAGCATGATCCCGCTGGGGTCCTGCACGATGAAGCTCAACGCGGCCGCCGAGATGGAACCGATCACCTGGCCCGAGTTCTCCCGCCAGCATCCCTTCGCGCCGGAGCAGGACACCCCCGGCCTGCGCCGGATGATCGCCGACCTGCAGGACTGGCTGACCGGACTGACCGGGTACGACGCGGTCTCGCTGCAGCCGAACGCCGGCTCGCAGGGCGAGTACGCCGGACTGCTGGCCATCCAGGCCTACCACCTGGCGCGTGGCGAGGAGCAGCGCAACATCTGCCTCATCCCGTCCAGCGCGCACGGCACCAACGCGGCGTCGGCGGCGCTGGCGGGCATGCGCGTGGTCGTGGTCGCGTGCCGGGACAACGGCGACGTCGACCTCGACGACCTGCGCGCCAAGGTGACCGAGCACGGCGACGCGATCGCCGCGCTGATGATCACCTACCCGTCCACCCACGGCGTGTACGAGCAGGACGTCGCCGAATTCTGCGCGGCCGTGCACGACGTCGGCGGCCAGGTGTACGTCGACGGGGCGAACCTCAACGCGCTCGTCGGTCTGGCGCGGCCGGGACGGTTCGGCGGCGACGTCAGCCACCTGAACCTGCACAAGACGTTCTGCATCCCGCACGGCGGCGGCGGTCCGGGCGTGGGTCCGGTGGCGGTGCGCAGCCACCTGGCGCCGTACCTGCCCGGGCACCCGCTCGCCGACGAACTCGGCGACGACTACACGGTGTCGGCGGCGCCCTACGGGTCGGCGTCCATCCTGCCGATCACGTGGATGTACGTCCGGATGATGGGCGCGCCCGGGTTGCGGGCGGCGACGCTGACCGCGATCGCCTCGGCCAACTACGTCGCCCGCCGCCTCGACGAGTACTACCCGGTGCTCTACACCGGGGAGAACGGCATGGTGGCGCACGAGTGCATCCTCGACCTGCGGCCCATCACCAAGAGCACCGGCGTCACGGTCGACGACGTGGCGAAGCGGTTGGCCGACTTCGGTTTCCACGCACCCACGATGAGCTTCCCGGTCGCCGGGACGCTGATGGTGGAGCCCACCGAGAGCGAGAGCCTGGCCGAGGTCGACGCCTTCTGCGAGGCGATGATCGCGATCCGCGCCGAGATCGACCGGGTCGGGTCCGGGGAGTGGCCGGTCGACGACAACCCGCTGCGCGGCGCCCCGCACACCGCGTCGGCGCTGCTGACCGACGAGTGGAACCACCCCTACACCCGGGAGCAGGCCGCCTACCCGCTCGGCAAGGCGTTCCGGCCCAAGGTGTGGCCGCCGGTGCGCCGCATCGACAGCGCGTACGGCGACCGCAATCTGGTGTGCTCCTGCCCGCCGGTGGAGGCGTTCGCCTGA